The Daucus carota subsp. sativus chromosome 7, DH1 v3.0, whole genome shotgun sequence genome window below encodes:
- the LOC108193322 gene encoding hydroquinone glucosyltransferase: MEKPSHIAIFPTSGMGHLIPLVQFAKRLISLHNFTATFIIATDGPLSKAQQTFLDSLPNGLDYVVLPPVNLDDLSDDVTVETRMMIIMSRSLPSFRDTFQSFHAANKFASLVVDLFSTDALDVAIEFKVPPYLFFPSTAMALSLFLYLPKLDKMTSCEYRDLPDPVQIPGCIPVHGRDLPGPIQDRKSETYKWMLHHVERYSLADGIMVNSFMDLEGGAIKALQELGRPMVYPVGPLIQMDHSTTGADEVNCLRWLDDQPSGSVLFLSFGSGGTLTANQISELALGLEMSEQGFLWVLRSPNDETANAAFFDSCSKKDPIDFLPQGFIERTKGHGLVVPDWAPQAQILSHASTGGFLTHCGWNSILETLTNGVPVIAWPLYAEQRMNAVMLNEDLKVALRPQVGENGMVGRVEIAKLVKGLIEGEEGKGLRARMRDLKDAAVKALDEDGSSTKAMAQVVSKWCI, from the coding sequence ATGGAGAAACCGTCTCACATAGCCATTTTCCCCACTTCTGGAATGGGTCATCTCATTCCACTTGTTCAGTTTGCTAAAAGGCTCATAAGCCTTCACAATTTCACTGCAACTTTTATCATAGCTACTGATGGCCCTCTTTCTAAAGCTCAACAAACATTTCTCGATTCGTTGCCTAATGGTTTAGACTATGTTGTTCTTCCTCCTGTTAATCTTGATGATTTGTCCGATGATGTTACGGTCGAAACACGAATGATGATTATAATGTCGAGATCATTGCCTTCGTTTCGTGACACGTTTCAATCCTTTCATGCAGCCAACAAGTTTGCTAGCCTGGTTGTTGATCTTTTTAGTACAGATGCACTTGATGTTGCTATTGAATTCAAGGTGCCACCTTATCTTTTTTTCCCTTCGACTGCTATGGCCTTGTCATTGTTTCTCTATCTGCCTAAGCTTGATAAAATGACTAGTTGTGAGTACAGAGACTTGCCTGACCCGGTTCAAATTCCGGGGTGTATTCCGGTCCATGGGAGGGATCTACCTGGCCCGATTCAAGATAGGAAGAGTGAGACTTATAAGTGGATGCTTCATCATGTGGAGAGGTACAGTTTGGCTGATGGAATAATGGTGAATAGCTTCATGGACTTGGAGGGAGGAGCTATCAAAGCTTTACAAGAATTGGGTAGACCAATGGTTTACCCGGTTGGACCGCTCATTCAAATGGATCATTCAACTACTGGTGCTGATGAGGTGAATTGTTTAAGGTGGTTGGATGATCAGCCTAGTGGTTCTGTCTTGTTTCTGTCCTTTGGTAGTGGCGGAACTCTGACGGCTAATCAGATCTCTGAGTTGGCCTTGGGATTGGAAATGAGTGAGCAAGGATTCTTATGGGTTCTTAGAAGTCCAAATGATGAAACTGCCAACGCAGCTTTCTTTGATAGCTGTAGTAAAAAAGACCCAATTGATTTCTTACCACAAGGTTTCATTGAGAGAACCAAAGGCCATGGTCTCGTGGTGCCTGACTGGGCTCCTCAAGCTCAAATACTTAGTCATGCTTCAACTGGTGGCTTCTTGACTCATTGTGGCTGGAACTCCATCCTTGAGACTCTGACGAATGGCGTGCCTGTGATTGCATGGCCACTCTATGCAGAACAGAGGATGAATGCTGTAATGCTGAATGAAGATCTTAAAGTTGCACTGAGGCCACAAGTTGGGGAGAATGGTATGGTGGGACGTGTTGAAATCGCAAAGCTTGTCAAAGGTTTGATTGAAGGAGAAGAAGGTAAGGGTCTTCGCGCCAGGATGAGAGACCTAAAAGATGCAGCTGTCAAGGCTCTTGATGAAGATGGATCATCAACAAAAGCCATGGCTCAAGTAGTTAGCAAATGGTGTATTTAA